In one window of Littorina saxatilis isolate snail1 linkage group LG11, US_GU_Lsax_2.0, whole genome shotgun sequence DNA:
- the LOC138980551 gene encoding uncharacterized protein → MQPSMDVMPVYVIVVMSLMLRSVTSLDQTLKDHILKVHNDYRAKQGASNMPKLEWDSTLESGAQEWADKCVFKHKGMGENLAWNSAVTDPEEKLIDTAMENFYNEYKRYSYGTTGCGNYNACHYTQIVWAKTTKVGCATKMCDGLANAYNKKTWFLVCRFDPVGNWGGEKPYEKGTACSACQGATCEGGLCVGGTVGSAADAVCEDKNGSCASWAGRGQCDKNPKFMHKDCKKSCNKC, encoded by the exons ATGCAGCCTTCCATGGACGTCATGCCTGTTTACGTCATTGTAGTGATGTCACTAATGCTCAGAAGTGTAACGTCACTGGACCAAACGCTGAAAGACCACATCCTCAAAGTACACAATGACTACAGAGCGAAGCAGGGAGCCTCTAATATGCCGAAACTG GAGTGGGACAGCACGCTGGAGAGCGGGGCGCAGGAGTGGGCCGACAAGTGTGTGTTCAAACACAAGGGGATGGGGGAGAACCTGGCCTGGAACTCGGCAGTGACTGACCCAGAGGAGAAGCTGATCGACACGGCCATGGAGAATTTCTACAACGAGTACAAGCGCTACTCGTACGGCACCACCGGCTGTGGTAACTACAACGCCTGCCACTACACGCAG ATCGTGTGggctaaaacaacaaaagttggCTGCGCCACCAAAATGTGCGATGGTCTCGCGAACGCCTACAACAAGAAGACTTGGTTCCTCGTATGCAGGTTCGACCCTGT CGGCAACTGGGGCGGTGAGAAGCCCTACGAGAAGGGTACTGCGTGCAGTGCTTGCCAGGGCGCAACGTGTGAAGGAGGTCTCTGTGTGG GAGGCACTGTTGGCTCAGCAGCTGACGCTG TGTGCGAAGACAAGAACGGGAGCTGCGCCTCCTGGGCTGGACGCGGCCAGTGTGACAAGAACCCCAAGTTTATGCACAAGGACTGCAAGAAGTCGTGCAATAAATGCTGA